One Acidiferrobacter thiooxydans DNA window includes the following coding sequences:
- the ppsA gene encoding phosphoenolpyruvate synthase — MAEGKPYKYIKFFDEIGINDVASVGGKNASLGEMYSKLDAEGIKVPYGFAVTADAYRAMLDQAQAWEPLRAALNGINSGDIIDLSRRAKQARNLVYGAGLPPDLVTEIRAAYGRLKAKYGEDVSLAVRSSATAEDLPTASFAGQQDTYLNVQGEEVLLDACRRCFASLFTDRAIHYRIDQGFDHFKVALSIGVMKMVRSDLAASGVMFSLDTETGFPDVVFITASYGLGENVVQGSVDPDEFYVHKPTYVQGYRAVLRRTLGGKKIKMIYATGGTRELTRNVPTSPEERAHYCLSDAEVFILTDYAIKIEKHYSTKAGYGKPMDMEWAKDGLDGQLYVVQARPETVASQRRENRLEVYHLKGRGEVAATGRAVGARVASGTVRVIKDVEHLSRFRPGEVLVADTTTPDWEPVMKIAAGIVTNRGGRTCHAAIIARELGIPAVIGADDATDVLRDGDIVTVSCAEGDIGRIYRGSIPFDIERTDLASLPRPKTKIMINLGNPEIAFGTSLIPNDGVGLARMEFIISGHIKVHPMALLHPERVADAHVRAEIARITQGYPDGAAYFVERLSEGVGMIAGAFYPKPVIVRMSDFKTNEYAALMGGKDFEPVESNPMLGFRGASRYAHPAYAEGFSLECAAMQRVRGTMGLTNVILMLPFVRRVGEADQVIAKMAEQGLIRGHNGLQIYAMCEIPNNIVLIDEFAKRFDGFSIGSNDLTQLVLGVDRDSEIVAFDYDERDEGVKAMIRLAVEGCRRNGIHSGLCGQAPSDYPEMAQYLVEIGIESISLNPDTVLATTRHVLEVEKRLSSLSVARDKKH, encoded by the coding sequence ATGGCAGAGGGGAAACCGTATAAGTACATCAAGTTTTTCGACGAAATCGGCATAAATGATGTGGCGTCCGTTGGTGGCAAGAATGCGTCTTTGGGGGAGATGTACAGCAAATTGGATGCCGAAGGCATCAAGGTACCCTACGGGTTTGCAGTGACCGCCGACGCCTATCGCGCCATGCTCGATCAGGCGCAGGCCTGGGAGCCGCTGCGGGCCGCTCTCAATGGCATCAATTCCGGCGATATCATCGATCTGAGCCGCCGCGCCAAGCAAGCGCGCAATCTCGTTTATGGGGCCGGACTGCCGCCTGATTTGGTGACGGAGATCCGCGCCGCATATGGACGACTGAAGGCCAAATACGGGGAGGACGTGAGTCTTGCCGTGCGCAGTTCCGCGACCGCCGAGGATCTTCCTACGGCAAGTTTTGCCGGCCAGCAGGATACCTATCTCAATGTGCAGGGTGAGGAGGTGTTACTGGACGCGTGCCGGCGCTGCTTTGCGAGTCTTTTTACGGATCGGGCCATCCATTATCGCATCGATCAGGGATTTGACCATTTTAAGGTGGCCCTTTCTATCGGTGTTATGAAAATGGTGCGCTCGGACCTTGCGGCATCCGGCGTCATGTTTTCTCTCGATACCGAAACGGGATTTCCGGATGTCGTCTTTATCACCGCATCCTATGGCCTTGGCGAGAATGTCGTACAAGGGTCTGTCGATCCGGATGAGTTCTACGTACATAAGCCGACTTACGTGCAAGGGTACCGCGCCGTGTTACGCCGTACGCTAGGCGGCAAAAAAATCAAGATGATCTATGCAACCGGCGGCACGCGTGAATTGACCCGGAATGTGCCGACTTCTCCCGAAGAGCGTGCCCATTATTGCCTGAGCGATGCCGAGGTGTTCATCCTCACGGATTACGCCATTAAGATCGAAAAGCATTACAGCACAAAAGCCGGGTACGGAAAACCGATGGACATGGAATGGGCCAAGGACGGATTGGACGGGCAATTGTATGTGGTCCAGGCGCGCCCTGAGACCGTAGCATCGCAACGTCGCGAGAACAGACTGGAGGTCTACCACCTAAAGGGAAGGGGAGAGGTTGCCGCAACCGGACGGGCCGTCGGTGCCAGGGTCGCCAGCGGCACCGTGCGTGTGATCAAGGACGTGGAGCACCTGTCCCGGTTCCGCCCCGGGGAGGTCTTGGTGGCCGATACGACTACCCCCGATTGGGAGCCCGTGATGAAAATCGCGGCGGGTATTGTAACGAACCGCGGTGGGCGCACCTGCCATGCCGCCATAATTGCCCGGGAGCTTGGCATCCCCGCGGTGATCGGCGCTGATGACGCCACCGATGTATTGCGCGACGGGGACATAGTGACTGTGTCCTGTGCCGAGGGGGATATTGGCCGGATCTACCGTGGCAGTATCCCATTCGACATTGAGCGCACCGATCTTGCGTCGCTACCGCGCCCGAAAACAAAGATCATGATCAACCTGGGCAATCCCGAGATCGCGTTTGGGACAAGCCTCATCCCCAACGATGGCGTGGGTTTGGCGCGAATGGAGTTTATCATAAGCGGGCACATCAAAGTGCACCCCATGGCGCTGCTGCACCCGGAACGGGTCGCTGATGCCCATGTCCGCGCAGAGATCGCGCGAATCACCCAGGGCTATCCGGATGGCGCGGCCTATTTTGTGGAACGTCTCTCCGAGGGGGTGGGTATGATAGCGGGCGCATTCTATCCCAAACCTGTCATTGTCCGAATGTCGGATTTTAAGACGAATGAATATGCCGCGTTGATGGGGGGAAAAGACTTTGAGCCTGTCGAGAGCAACCCCATGCTGGGTTTCCGTGGCGCCTCGCGCTACGCCCACCCCGCCTACGCGGAGGGGTTTAGCCTGGAGTGTGCCGCCATGCAACGAGTAAGAGGGACCATGGGATTGACGAACGTCATTCTCATGCTGCCCTTCGTACGGCGTGTGGGCGAGGCGGATCAGGTGATCGCGAAAATGGCCGAGCAGGGTCTTATCCGCGGTCACAACGGACTCCAGATATACGCTATGTGCGAGATCCCCAATAACATCGTTCTTATAGACGAGTTCGCCAAGCGTTTCGACGGCTTTTCTATCGGCTCCAACGACCTGACACAGCTCGTCTTGGGCGTAGATAGGGATTCTGAGATCGTGGCATTTGATTACGATGAACGCGACGAAGGGGTCAAGGCCATGATTCGGCTTGCGGTAGAGGGGTGTCGCCGCAATGGTATTCACTCCGGCTTATGCGGGCAGGCACCGTCGGACTATCCAGAAATGGCTCAGTATCTCGTGGAGATCGGGATTGAATCCATCAGCCTCAACCCGGACACGGTTCTTGCGACCACGCGCCATGTGCTTGAGGTAGAAAAGCGCCTGTCTTCGCTATCCGTGGCGCGCGACAAGAAACATTAG
- a CDS encoding bifunctional enoyl-CoA hydratase/phosphate acetyltransferase: protein MTLASLEAVLDLAASLPRLRAAVVDAGEECVLRAACEAHDHGFIEPILIGDKGRIGQLLETMPSDGGDRHVFRIIPASNSEEAAEKGVEMAIAGDAQIVIKGHIHSDVFLHSILAKLRIGRRLSHVFIAELKTYEKLLFITDAAVNISPDLRDKAAILQNAIDLAHLLDITEPQVACISAVEVINPAIPSTIDAACLAKMADRGQIIGARVDGPLAFDNAISAESARVKGIRSSVSGHADILLVPDLVSGNILAKDLEYLAGATLAGLVLGARVPIILTSRSDPPRARLVSAALAVVMNDRLSKRTPA, encoded by the coding sequence ATGACGCTTGCGAGCCTCGAGGCAGTACTGGACCTTGCCGCATCGTTGCCTCGCCTGCGAGCGGCGGTGGTTGATGCGGGCGAAGAATGCGTTCTTCGCGCCGCCTGCGAGGCGCATGATCATGGGTTTATCGAGCCCATTTTGATCGGCGATAAAGGCCGTATCGGGCAGCTTTTGGAAACGATGCCTTCTGATGGCGGTGATCGTCACGTGTTCCGCATTATACCTGCCAGCAACTCTGAGGAAGCTGCCGAGAAAGGCGTCGAGATGGCTATCGCAGGGGACGCGCAGATTGTTATTAAAGGCCACATTCATAGCGATGTCTTCCTTCACTCGATTTTAGCGAAACTGCGGATCGGCCGCAGGCTATCGCATGTGTTTATTGCCGAGCTAAAGACCTACGAAAAATTGCTTTTTATAACAGATGCGGCAGTGAATATCAGCCCAGATCTGCGTGATAAGGCCGCCATTTTACAAAACGCCATTGATTTGGCGCACTTGCTCGATATAACGGAACCGCAAGTGGCCTGCATTTCGGCAGTTGAGGTCATAAATCCGGCCATCCCCTCGACTATAGACGCGGCCTGCCTGGCGAAAATGGCCGACCGCGGACAGATTATCGGTGCACGAGTCGATGGACCGCTGGCTTTCGATAACGCGATATCGGCGGAATCAGCACGAGTCAAAGGAATTCGTAGTAGTGTGTCAGGACACGCCGATATTTTGCTTGTACCAGACCTGGTTTCCGGAAATATTCTGGCCAAGGATCTGGAATACCTGGCGGGTGCCACGCTGGCAGGACTTGTGCTAGGCGCCCGGGTGCCGATCATTCTTACTTCCCGATCCGATCCGCCGCGCGCGCGGCTCGTCTCGGCAGCCCTGGCCGTTGTGATGAACGATCGTCTTTCAAAAAGAACCCCTGCCTGA
- a CDS encoding NAD-binding protein, whose translation MKRLTVIGGGFIWVEFADEIRKGGIGVHIIEARAFA comes from the coding sequence ATGAAGCGCCTCACGGTGATAGGCGGAGGGTTTATCTGGGTAGAATTCGCCGATGAAATAAGGAAAGGGGGGATTGGTGTGCATATTATTGAGGCGCGCGCATTTGCTTGA
- a CDS encoding FAD-dependent oxidoreductase has protein sequence MPVMTPGAFAYPATSHAFKTGSWRTMRPVYSQRSAPCHNGCPAGENPCDYLARVAEGDLKGAWGLLVAINPLPSITGRVCDHPCENACNRGHFGAAIAIHNCERLLGDEAIRAGWDYALPPLPFNAPKVAVVGAGPAGLSCAYHLRRLHISATVIDRLPAAGGTLRMALPAYRLPRTVLDAEVERLLAADIPFLPNTALGRDLSLAELTQEYAAVFLGPGRHRARPWDVDGRTPSDLHSAFTLLQDWVAFGTVPKYRSAAIVGGGNSAIDMARVLARAGTQVHLITHDALPGPGVAREVAMKATPLDIHQAQEEGVLFHTEHGVHRLILRGEKVVGLELVRMKKVANANNRFDVIPFEGTETVLHVDQVIPAVGQEVDPEGMEALLGHKPFLLADEAGRVTGHADLFVGGDAREHAWGTMSGAVGDGRRAAAAIHAHLLGQPRDPAKSEFPTIGIDGLNLHYFEHAQRPQEPFLPPKDRLDNREIAGGLTIHQVTADANRCFSCGTCMACDNCWTLCPDQAILKTRELAADGSHYRIDYDYCKGCGLCAHECPVGYITMIAEPS, from the coding sequence ATGCCAGTCATGACCCCCGGCGCCTTTGCATACCCCGCCACATCCCATGCCTTCAAAACGGGCAGTTGGCGCACGATGCGGCCCGTTTATTCTCAGCGTTCGGCGCCTTGCCACAACGGCTGTCCAGCGGGAGAAAACCCGTGCGATTATCTCGCCCGGGTGGCAGAAGGGGATCTCAAGGGCGCATGGGGGCTCCTGGTGGCGATAAACCCCCTCCCCTCGATCACCGGGCGGGTATGCGACCACCCCTGCGAAAACGCCTGTAACCGCGGCCACTTCGGCGCCGCCATCGCCATTCACAATTGCGAGCGGCTGCTGGGCGACGAGGCGATCCGCGCCGGCTGGGACTACGCGCTACCGCCGCTCCCCTTCAATGCCCCCAAGGTAGCCGTGGTGGGGGCCGGTCCCGCAGGACTCTCTTGCGCCTACCACCTCCGCAGATTGCATATCTCAGCTACGGTTATTGACCGGCTGCCCGCTGCCGGCGGCACCTTGCGTATGGCCTTGCCGGCTTACCGTCTGCCACGCACGGTACTCGACGCGGAAGTCGAACGACTCCTTGCCGCTGACATCCCCTTCTTACCCAATACGGCTCTGGGCCGCGACCTCTCGCTTGCGGAATTGACCCAGGAGTATGCGGCCGTCTTCCTGGGCCCAGGCCGTCATCGCGCCCGTCCATGGGATGTGGATGGGCGGACCCCCAGCGATCTGCATTCGGCGTTCACGTTATTACAGGACTGGGTGGCCTTCGGTACCGTGCCTAAGTATCGCTCCGCCGCGATCGTGGGCGGCGGAAACAGCGCCATCGACATGGCCCGCGTGCTTGCGCGCGCCGGGACGCAAGTGCACCTCATCACCCACGACGCCCTACCCGGGCCAGGCGTTGCCCGCGAAGTCGCCATGAAGGCCACCCCGCTCGATATCCATCAGGCACAGGAGGAAGGCGTCCTATTCCACACGGAGCATGGCGTCCACCGCCTGATCCTACGCGGTGAAAAAGTGGTTGGGCTAGAGCTCGTCCGTATGAAAAAAGTGGCCAATGCCAACAACCGCTTCGATGTCATCCCATTCGAGGGAACCGAAACGGTGCTCCATGTCGATCAGGTTATTCCCGCCGTTGGCCAAGAGGTCGACCCAGAGGGCATGGAGGCTCTGCTCGGCCACAAACCTTTTTTGTTAGCGGACGAGGCCGGGCGCGTGACAGGACATGCCGACCTATTCGTTGGCGGCGATGCCCGCGAGCACGCCTGGGGCACCATGAGTGGCGCCGTAGGAGACGGCAGACGCGCAGCAGCCGCCATTCATGCCCATTTGCTGGGCCAACCTCGCGATCCGGCGAAGTCGGAATTTCCGACAATCGGCATTGATGGACTTAATCTCCACTATTTCGAACATGCACAACGCCCGCAAGAACCCTTCCTCCCGCCGAAAGATCGCCTAGACAATCGTGAAATCGCTGGTGGCTTGACGATTCATCAGGTCACGGCCGACGCCAACCGTTGCTTCTCATGCGGTACCTGCATGGCCTGCGACAATTGCTGGACGCTGTGCCCGGATCAAGCCATTCTAAAGACCCGCGAGCTGGCCGCCGATGGCTCCCATTACCGCATAGACTATGACTACTGCAAAGGCTGCGGATTGTGCGCCCACGAATGCCCGGTAGGCTACATCACTATGATAGCCGAGCCCTCCTGA
- a CDS encoding transposase, whose product MERQVRAQYTADYKAQAVSLAESLGAAKAARKLGISVKTLANWIRISRDGAGFAKDGKRRPVSDVEAENARLRAENAQLRMERDFIKKAAAYFAKESK is encoded by the coding sequence ATGGAACGTCAGGTTCGTGCTCAATATACCGCCGATTACAAGGCGCAGGCAGTGTCATTGGCAGAGAGCCTCGGAGCGGCAAAGGCTGCCCGCAAGCTCGGTATTTCGGTCAAGACGCTGGCTAATTGGATCCGCATTTCGCGTGATGGAGCAGGGTTCGCCAAGGACGGGAAGCGCCGTCCTGTGAGCGATGTGGAAGCTGAGAATGCACGGCTTCGAGCCGAGAATGCTCAGCTGCGCATGGAGCGCGATTTCATAAAAAAAGCCGCAGCGTACTTTGCGAAGGAGTCCAAGTGA
- a CDS encoding IS3 family transposase — MKYAYIASQRTHYPIGFMCRVLEVSTSGFFAWQARERAPQSDADAPLRAAIIQVHEESRRRYGRRRLTHALRAQGMRINPKRVHRVMREEGLRGVRKGRFVPRTTDSAHQRAIAPNVLQRRFSVDTAVPAWTSDITYVATREGWLYLAVIIALQTRQVLGYSLSDRMPDELVLNALRNACHLQTPPSGTVFHSDRGSQYASDDFRNALGALGMVASMSRKGNCWDNAVSESFFATLKTEEATEPYATKQDAHRAIAQYIHGFYNPVRLHSSLGYLSPNEYARRMQHPDQDPSMRSAA; from the coding sequence GTGAAGTACGCCTATATCGCCTCGCAGCGGACTCACTACCCGATCGGGTTCATGTGCCGGGTACTTGAGGTATCGACGTCGGGATTCTTCGCCTGGCAGGCCCGAGAACGTGCGCCACAGAGCGACGCGGACGCTCCGTTGCGTGCAGCGATCATACAGGTCCACGAGGAAAGCCGGCGCCGCTATGGTCGCCGGCGCCTCACGCATGCCCTGCGCGCACAGGGCATGCGCATCAACCCCAAACGTGTGCATCGAGTGATGCGCGAGGAAGGCTTGCGAGGCGTGCGTAAAGGGCGCTTCGTGCCGCGCACGACCGACAGTGCCCATCAGCGCGCCATCGCCCCGAACGTCCTACAGAGGCGATTTAGCGTCGACACAGCCGTGCCGGCCTGGACAAGCGACATCACGTACGTTGCCACTCGTGAGGGCTGGCTGTACCTGGCGGTGATTATCGCCTTACAGACACGCCAGGTGCTCGGCTACAGCCTCTCGGATCGCATGCCCGATGAGCTGGTGCTCAATGCGCTGCGCAATGCCTGCCATCTCCAGACACCGCCATCCGGTACGGTGTTTCATTCCGACCGCGGCAGCCAGTACGCCAGCGATGATTTCCGCAACGCTCTCGGCGCACTTGGCATGGTGGCCAGCATGAGTCGCAAGGGAAATTGCTGGGACAATGCGGTCTCGGAGAGCTTCTTCGCAACACTGAAGACCGAAGAAGCGACCGAGCCGTATGCGACAAAACAGGACGCCCACAGAGCGATCGCGCAATACATCCACGGATTCTACAATCCTGTCCGCCTGCACTCATCACTCGGATACTTGTCGCCCAACGAGTATGCGCGCAGAATGCAACACCCAGATCAAGACCCGTCTATGAGGTCCGCTGCGTAG
- the porA gene encoding hypothetical protein — translation MVAAYPITPQTHIVERIATLVADGKLHCELVSVESEFSAASVVLGAACAGSRAYTASASQGILLMSEVLFNISGLRVPLVLTCANRAVSAPLSIWNDQQDSMAVRDAGWIQLYCADNQDAVDTTIQAFRIAEYCELPVMVCVDGFTLTHTLESLELPTQEAVDGFLPPYHFARTINPLAPLSMGTLVAPEYFTEARHMHHTALLGAEQEIVAAARDWAMMCGREQAPLLRVDGPPQARIAILTLGSVFGTLLDARDQFPGPPVKLMHLRCFRPFPVAALRAACAGLTDLIVLERAIAPGADGIVGAEIRSALTDMDKPPRVHNFAAGLGGRDVPLAIYPRLLEAITKPHPRMSAIDLRPELLPIHSQTGRETTPDVTDTA, via the coding sequence ATGGTGGCCGCCTATCCCATCACGCCGCAGACCCACATTGTGGAGCGCATTGCCACGCTTGTGGCAGACGGCAAGCTTCATTGTGAATTAGTGAGCGTGGAAAGCGAATTCTCGGCCGCCTCGGTAGTACTGGGCGCGGCCTGCGCAGGCTCCCGCGCCTACACTGCCAGCGCCTCGCAAGGCATTCTGCTGATGAGCGAAGTGCTCTTTAATATCTCCGGGCTGCGCGTACCTTTGGTACTAACGTGCGCGAACCGCGCGGTATCGGCCCCGCTTTCCATTTGGAACGACCAGCAGGATTCGATGGCGGTGCGCGATGCCGGCTGGATCCAGCTCTACTGTGCCGACAACCAGGACGCCGTGGATACGACCATCCAGGCCTTTCGTATCGCCGAATACTGCGAACTGCCGGTTATGGTGTGCGTGGACGGCTTTACTCTCACCCACACCCTGGAATCACTGGAATTGCCGACTCAGGAAGCGGTCGACGGCTTCCTGCCACCCTATCATTTTGCGCGCACCATAAATCCACTAGCCCCGCTTTCCATGGGCACCCTGGTCGCACCGGAGTATTTCACCGAAGCACGCCATATGCACCATACGGCGCTCCTGGGTGCCGAACAGGAAATCGTAGCCGCAGCAAGAGACTGGGCCATGATGTGCGGGCGCGAACAGGCGCCGCTTTTGCGCGTGGACGGGCCGCCACAGGCACGCATCGCTATCCTTACTCTCGGCTCGGTGTTTGGCACGCTCCTGGACGCGCGTGATCAGTTTCCTGGGCCGCCGGTAAAGCTTATGCACTTGCGCTGTTTTCGCCCCTTTCCCGTGGCGGCGCTACGCGCGGCGTGCGCCGGTCTTACCGATCTCATCGTACTCGAGCGCGCCATTGCACCCGGCGCCGACGGTATCGTGGGGGCCGAAATACGCTCCGCCCTCACAGACATGGACAAGCCACCGCGCGTCCACAATTTCGCAGCCGGCCTGGGCGGCCGGGACGTGCCGCTTGCGATCTATCCGCGCCTCCTTGAGGCCATCACCAAACCTCATCCGCGCATGAGCGCAATCGACCTCCGACCTGAGCTGCTGCCGATCCATTCACAAACCGGCCGGGAGACCACCCCTGATGTCACAGACACTGCATGA
- a CDS encoding 2-oxoacid:acceptor oxidoreductase family protein: MIEIRIHGRGGQGSVVAAYGLATAAIAQGWFAQAFPSFGAERRGAPVAAFVRIAETPIRRRCEVNQPVFVIIQDETLAALPESLAGLAPEGGVVINSQRDSRALSDAFGRTTYALPATRLSLEILGRPMPNTALLAAFLALTELLPVASLKNALVIRFAGEVLARNLRLIDQVAAATPSGIWKGRTHVTSA, encoded by the coding sequence ATGATTGAGATTCGTATCCATGGACGGGGTGGGCAGGGTAGTGTCGTCGCAGCCTATGGGCTTGCCACTGCCGCCATTGCCCAAGGGTGGTTTGCGCAGGCCTTTCCGAGCTTCGGCGCGGAACGCCGAGGGGCCCCTGTGGCGGCATTCGTACGCATTGCCGAAACACCGATTCGTCGCCGTTGCGAGGTAAACCAACCCGTCTTTGTCATCATCCAGGACGAAACCCTGGCCGCACTACCGGAGAGCCTGGCGGGTCTTGCCCCCGAAGGCGGGGTAGTGATCAATTCCCAGCGGGATTCGCGGGCATTGTCGGACGCCTTTGGGCGAACGACTTATGCGCTACCCGCCACGCGCCTCTCACTTGAGATCCTCGGTCGTCCCATGCCCAATACCGCCCTGTTAGCGGCCTTCCTTGCGCTGACAGAGCTGCTACCAGTTGCGAGCCTCAAGAACGCGCTGGTAATACGCTTCGCCGGTGAGGTGTTGGCACGCAATCTCCGCCTGATCGATCAAGTGGCCGCCGCCACGCCGAGCGGCATCTGGAAAGGGCGTACCCATGTCACAAGCGCTTGA
- a CDS encoding efflux RND transporter periplasmic adaptor subunit has translation MPDIVIPPGEIDRRHRLRILAVMAVVGLIVVSLFVVWRWTPQGPSVSAADILLGTVKAGNFVVRVRAPGELRPRKEQWVTSRVAGTILDANVYPGSVVTPDSVLLTLRNPNLKIAVLKADANLASTKARAATEASHLKGELLALEGRLGSEMAKGQALMMKVRAEKHLYMEHVISRLQFETDQLEARNTKDQARLLEQRIVAFKSDLVAERQSESSAVAAARATLLQAKLDEASLVVRAGISGVVQAFHVDPGQAIAAGTAVARIANPRNLETLLDVGPESARELADGQGVEILIEGNGRSIVRGRITRISPNVVGGVVPVTVRITTPLPPGARPNLAVSGVVTVATIAHAVYVERPVGAQPQTRASVFVVSPGGKRAIRTPVQFGVASTEFIQIVSGLTPGQRVVVSETRHWRTPMRIR, from the coding sequence GTGCCTGACATTGTGATACCGCCGGGAGAGATTGATCGACGCCATCGGTTGCGCATCCTTGCCGTCATGGCCGTAGTGGGGTTGATTGTTGTCTCCTTATTCGTCGTCTGGAGATGGACACCACAAGGCCCATCAGTATCAGCCGCGGACATCCTGCTGGGAACAGTTAAGGCCGGGAATTTTGTTGTCCGTGTGCGGGCACCTGGAGAGTTGCGTCCCCGAAAAGAACAGTGGGTGACTTCGCGGGTGGCGGGCACCATCCTGGATGCAAACGTGTATCCCGGTAGTGTAGTGACACCAGATTCAGTATTGCTGACATTGAGAAATCCGAATCTGAAGATCGCGGTTCTTAAAGCGGATGCCAATCTGGCCAGCACGAAAGCTCGCGCGGCGACAGAAGCATCTCATCTAAAGGGCGAACTGCTTGCGTTGGAAGGCCGCTTGGGTAGCGAGATGGCAAAGGGGCAGGCGCTCATGATGAAGGTGCGGGCGGAAAAGCATTTGTACATGGAACATGTCATCAGCCGCCTACAATTTGAGACAGATCAGCTGGAGGCCAGAAATACGAAGGATCAGGCGCGATTGCTTGAGCAACGCATCGTGGCATTTAAGAGCGATTTGGTTGCAGAAAGGCAATCGGAAAGCAGTGCGGTAGCGGCGGCCCGCGCCACCTTATTGCAGGCAAAGTTGGACGAGGCGTCGCTGGTCGTGCGGGCCGGCATCTCGGGTGTGGTCCAGGCGTTTCATGTGGATCCTGGGCAGGCTATCGCCGCAGGGACGGCCGTGGCCCGCATTGCGAACCCGCGGAACCTTGAGACGCTGCTGGATGTGGGCCCTGAAAGCGCGAGGGAATTGGCAGATGGACAGGGGGTCGAGATCCTTATCGAAGGCAATGGTCGGTCCATAGTACGAGGTCGCATCACGCGCATTTCACCAAACGTCGTTGGCGGCGTTGTTCCGGTGACGGTGCGCATTACGACCCCATTGCCTCCAGGGGCACGCCCGAATCTGGCTGTGTCGGGAGTGGTGACTGTTGCCACGATCGCCCATGCAGTGTATGTCGAGCGGCCCGTCGGCGCGCAGCCACAGACACGGGCAAGCGTATTTGTGGTCAGTCCGGGTGGCAAGCGTGCGATCCGAACTCCCGTTCAGTTTGGCGTGGCCTCAACCGAATTTATCCAGATTGTGTCTGGTCTTACCCCCGGACAGCGCGTTGTCGTATCCGAAACACGTCACTGGCGCACCCCAATGCGCATACGCTGA
- a CDS encoding TolC family protein: MAVAQDPEYVVYQKRFEALSQQEPMALGALLPRLSVHTGLQSASSRILSPQLSGSGSSTYVYAETANGRLASWNVTLSQMVFNWSTLQHYRASQYQVLAAAAQYQAARQSLALNVITDYIQWLAAQADVSVLRRAQRGFAHEAHVVKSEYRAGTTGILGSEEALVALGEVRAQVSLALSRLAQARAALEAITGRLSSRPAPALPRRFTPPVVHSTTQWLSLAWRHNPVLASYRALSYVAARNVSASLGKFLPVITLQLEHQQEIQTGTSYYSIAAQYFESPNSYRNLGNSIDLHLSWNLFAGGSDRAALSAAEARQGEALAALAAERRVIEKDITSNAASVIWARRRIRLYRQSLEVARHAVTTSSEGVRAGLISENNAIGDRQSATTVQRGLNSAIASAVMHYAKVADAAGIITPSFIYHLSLMLQVTGGESVYD, translated from the coding sequence ATGGCGGTCGCGCAAGACCCAGAGTATGTGGTTTATCAAAAGCGCTTCGAGGCTTTGTCGCAACAGGAGCCGATGGCGCTGGGAGCGCTACTTCCGCGTTTGTCTGTTCATACCGGTCTTCAATCGGCAAGCAGTCGCATCCTGTCGCCCCAGCTTTCCGGGAGCGGCAGTTCAACGTATGTCTATGCGGAGACAGCAAACGGAAGGCTTGCGAGCTGGAATGTGACTTTGAGTCAAATGGTATTCAATTGGAGTACCTTGCAACACTACCGAGCGAGTCAATACCAAGTCCTGGCGGCAGCCGCGCAGTATCAAGCCGCGCGACAAAGTCTGGCCCTGAACGTGATCACGGATTACATCCAGTGGTTAGCAGCCCAGGCAGACGTTAGTGTGTTACGAAGAGCGCAACGCGGGTTTGCGCACGAGGCGCATGTAGTCAAATCCGAGTATCGGGCGGGTACGACGGGTATCTTGGGCAGCGAGGAAGCGCTGGTTGCGTTGGGGGAGGTGCGGGCGCAGGTGTCTCTGGCACTATCTCGTTTGGCGCAGGCGCGGGCCGCACTGGAGGCCATTACCGGGCGGCTGTCGTCGCGCCCGGCGCCAGCCTTGCCGAGGCGGTTCACGCCTCCAGTGGTGCATTCGACCACGCAATGGCTCTCTTTAGCCTGGCGCCACAATCCGGTTCTGGCAAGCTATCGGGCATTATCTTATGTCGCCGCACGTAATGTATCAGCTTCGCTGGGGAAGTTTTTGCCGGTCATTACGTTGCAATTGGAACATCAACAGGAGATACAGACCGGGACCTCGTATTACTCCATTGCCGCGCAATATTTCGAGAGTCCGAATTCTTATCGTAACCTAGGCAATTCGATCGACTTGCATTTGTCCTGGAACCTCTTCGCCGGCGGATCCGACCGAGCGGCCCTGTCGGCAGCGGAGGCCAGACAGGGGGAAGCACTGGCGGCCTTAGCAGCCGAAAGGCGCGTAATAGAGAAAGACATCACGTCGAATGCGGCGAGCGTGATATGGGCGCGGCGACGTATCCGGCTGTATCGCCAGTCTCTGGAGGTCGCGCGGCACGCAGTGACGACATCATCCGAGGGCGTTCGGGCAGGGCTGATATCGGAAAACAATGCCATCGGGGATCGGCAGTCCGCAACAACCGTTCAGCGCGGTCTCAACTCGGCCATCGCATCGGCCGTGATGCACTACGCCAAGGTCGCAGACGCCGCAGGGATCATAACCCCGTCCTTTATATATCACTTGTCTCTTATGCTGCAAGTAACGGGGGGCGAATCTGTTTATGACTGA